From the Theropithecus gelada isolate Dixy chromosome 16, Tgel_1.0, whole genome shotgun sequence genome, the window TTTCAGGAGAGGAACTGGGGCTTACCCTGAGGGACTCCCCCAAGCCCTTGTGGCTGGTGTGATGCCCTCGAGTCCTGCCCTGCTCTGCTCTAGCGTGTGGCCATTGGGACACTGTGGCTGTTTGACCACTGTCATCGCTCTGTGGGGACACTTAGAGGAGCCCATGGAGTGCAGTTGAGAGTTTTGGCGGGGGCAGGGTGGCGTCAGCGCATGGTCACCTGCAGCATCCCTTGTGCCCACAGGAAAGCGGAAGGAAAGGCCACTTCCACCACTGAGCTGCCCCCCGAGTACCTGACCAGCCCCCTGTCTcagcagtcccaggtactcaacCCTGTCCGTCCCGTGGGCACATCTTCCCCGGGGCCCCCCTCACCCTCCCCACTTGTCCTCAGCTGCCCCCCAAGAGGGATGAGACGGccctgcaggaggaggaggagctgcagcTGGCCCTGGCGCTGTCACAGTCGGaggcagaggagaaggagaggctGGTAAGCCAGGTGGGGCGGGGCAGCCTCAGGAAGGGCCCAGCTGCCCTGGATGTGGTGCGGTGGGACCAGAGGGGCATCTTGTGCACCCAAGTGACGCCCCTCCTAATTCTGACTCAGAGACAGAAGTCCACATACACTTCGTACCCCAAGGCAGAGCCCACGCCCTCGGCCTCCTCTGCGCCCCCCGCCAGCAGCCTGTACTCTTCACCTGTGGTGAGTGGCCCTCGGGCTAGAGCTGCCTCTCCCGGAAAGCAGTAGGGCTGGCGGGGGATGCGGGTCCCCGGGCTTCCCAGAGAGGACAGCCCTAGCACACGGACAGACATCAGGGCAGAGCCCCAGGGCTCCAGGCCCCCGTTCCTCTGGGTCCCTGGTCTGGTCCTTGGGACTGAGGACATGGGACAGGCTGTGGGGAAGGCGCCTTgctggtgagaccccgtctcttccACACCCTCCCGCCCCACAGGAACTGAAAGACTTGCTTTCTGGGGCATCCACATGGCCTCTCCCTGGCCTCAGCCCCGCTCTCAGTTGGGGGTGAAGAGGCCGCCTGTGTTGCAGGGGGTTGGGTCAGGGACAGCAGGTTGAGAAAGTAATTTTGTAGGTTCTGTGGAGTGGCCAGGCCGCTGCAGGCCCAGGGGCTCAGAACAGCTCTGCCCCGGTGAGCcaccccttcccttcttcccctccttcccaggCTGTTGGCCGGGGCCGCACATGCAGGACCATGGGGGCTGTCCAGTGTCCACCTTGAGGCCCCAGGGCTGGCCTGGTGCTGCCCTGTTCCTCCCATAGCAAGGTTAGGAGTCTCATAGGACGGCAGTGCTGCCTGCCTCTGTGGAGTTCCAAGCAtctggaagaggagaaaagatggCCACTGAGATGCCAGGAACCAGAGGAGGGCACGGAGGGAGGGCCCAGGctgcagctccagtctccaggaTCTGCCGCACTGGGGCCATCCCTGTCCCTGCCTGAGCAACTGTCCTGTCGCCTGTGACACTCAGATACCCCTTTCTCCCCAGAACTCGTCGGCGCCTCTGGCTGAGGACATCGACCCTGAGGTAAGGCCCGGTGTGAGGTGTGTCCTCTCGCGGTTTCTGGCCTTGGGAGTGACCCCCTTGTTGCCTGCAGCTCGCGCGGTATCTCAACCGGAACTACTGGGAGAAGAAGCAGGAGGAGGCTCGTAAGAGCCCCACGCCATCGGCGCCCGTGCCCCTGACGGAGCCGGCTGCACAGCCTGGGGAGGGGCACGCAGCCCCCGCCACCGTGGTGGAGGTAAGGGGCTGCTCCCGGCGTTCCTAGTGGCAGGGTCCCTTGGAAGGGGTGGATGTGGGACAGGTCGGAGGCcccactcattctctctcttccagAACCCCCTCCCGGAGACAGACTCTCAGCCCATTCCTCCCTCTGGTGGCCCCTTTAGTGAGGTAAGCTGTGGCTCCCTCCATGGGCCAGGGCAAAATACGGCCTCCAGGCCCATAGCACCAGGCACATGGCACAGGTGCCTGCCCTAACCAGAGGGCTGTGCCAGAGCAAGGGTGtctgccccagcccagccccggcCTGCCCTGCCCTTAGTGGCCTCTCCCAGTGGAAACTGCACCAGGCTGTGGTCCAGAGCTGGGGCCACTCTGTGGACCTAACATGGACCTGAGTATTCCAGAGCAGTCTAGAACCACCAGATGAGGCCTTGGCCTTACCTGGGGCTTCTGGGCTGGCTGGCTGTCAGAGCACAGGGCCTTGGAGAGGGAGGCAGCTGGCATGGGGCCCTGAGCCCGCTCCGTCCTGGGCAGGGCTTGCTGCTGGACAAGGGCCCCGCCTCCAGGGCCTCGCCTTCCTCGGCTGCAGAGGGGGTTGCTTCCGTAAGGAGCAGACGGACTGTGCTCCAGGCTTGCGTGCAGCCGGGCGCCTCCGTCCCAGGCCCCACTGGGGAGGCTGGCTGGGGCGTGGCCGCACTCATCCAGAACCCTGCTCTGCCTGCAGCCACCGTTCCACAACGGCGAGTCCGAGGAGAGCCACGAGCAGTTCCTGAAGGCGCTGCAGAACGCCGTCACCACCTTCGTGAACCGCATGAAGAGTAACCACATGCGGGGCCGCAGCATCACCAACGACTCGGCCGTGCTCTCGCTCTTCCAGTCCATCAACGGCATGCACCCGCAGCTGCTGGAGCTGCTCAACCAGCTGGACGAGCGCAGGCGTAGGTGCCCGTGCCTCGGGTCCTTGGCTGGGGGGCAGCGGGTGTTGTGAGTGCCGTCCTGGGCCAGGGCCTCCCCGGAGGATGCTGGGCTCTTGTGAGTCCTTCACTGGGGCTGTGGCCTCCTCCAGAGGGTCTCAGTGGGAGGTGGTCTCAGTGATGACCATGCcgtgccctgccctgcccagaaccctctgcctgcctcccctAGAGCCCAGTGCCTTCAGAGCCCTCTGCAGAAGGTTGGGCACAGGGCAGCCTGTCTGCGTGTCTGTTCCACCCAGGAGCTTCTTGGCACTGTGCCGGAGCGGTCAGGGTTGCTCTGTCGTCTGCCCACAGTGTACTATGAGGGGCTGCAGGACAAGCTGGCACAGATCCGTGATGCCCGGGGGGCGCTGAGTGCCCTGCGCGAAGAGCACCGGGAGAAGCTTCGCCGGGCAGCCGAGGAGGCAGAGCGCCAGCGCCAGATCCAGCTGGCCCAGAAGCTGGAGATAATGCGGCAGAAGAAGCAGGTGCGGTGGCTGCCCAGCCATGGGCCGGGGCAGGCTGGGGAGCCCCCAGTGTAACCACCGCCTTTCTGCCGCACAGGAGTACCTGGAGGTGCAGAGGCAGCTGGCCATCCAGCGCCTGCAGGAGCAGGAGAAGGAGCGGCAGCTGCGGCTGGAGCAGCAGAAGCAGACGGTCCAGATGCGTGCGCAGATGCCTGCCTTCCCCCTGCCCTACGCCCAGGTAGGTGCCATCCTCTTGCCACCCAGCGGCTCGTGGGCTGAGGACCAGCTCTCACCAGTCTCCTTTGTCCCCAGCTCCAGGCTATGCCCGCGGCCGGAGGCGTGCTCTACCAGCCCTCGGGACCAGCCAGCTTCCCCAGCACCTTCAGCCCCGCTGGCTCGGTGGAGGGCTCCCCCATGCATGGCGTGTACATGAGCCAGCCGGCCCCTGCCGCGGGCCCCTACGCCAGCATGCCCGGCACCGCAGCTGGTAAGGACGAGTTGGGGCAGAGAGCACACTTTTTTCCCTCgtctttattttaaatgaatttacagAAAAGCAGTAAGAATGGCGCAAAGGGTTTTGCCAATTGCCCCGATGTGAATGTTATCCCTGCGTTCTCCCGTTTTCACGCAAATGCACTCACACAGGCTTTCCTGCTGGAGCCGTGTTTCAGTCCATGCATGGCAGGTGCTGCCCTCTCCCCTGAATGCGACAGCGAGCATTTCCTGAAACCAGCAGGACAATCGTCGTCTGTAGCAGGCTCAGCCCTCACGGACTGTCCCAGTGGTGTCCTGTAAACAGCACGCCCGCTGCCGCGTGGCATTCGGCCCTCCGTCCACTTGCCTTTAATCTAGAGTGTTTCCCAGTCAGCCTTTGTGTTTTGTGACATCGACTGTTCTAAGAGCACTGGTCTGTCATTCGGCAGACTGTCCTCAGCTTAGGTTTGTCTGGTGCCTCCATGCGGTGACCGTAAGGCTGTGCTTTTCCTCAGAGTGGCACAGAAGGTGACATGCGTCCTGTCAGTCCCGTTCTTGGCCATTCggctgagacagagtctgccagGGATTTTCACTGTGAAGTGACTGTCTTGCCCTTTGTAATCAGATGTCTCTTTGGGGAGGCTTTTCAAATACTCTGAGACTCCTCAACGTCTAGCATTGTTTTGCTAATGTTGCCTGTGTTTGCCAAATAGCGCTTTCTAATTCTGCTGCTGTTTTTCCACTGGCGGGAGGTGCTCTGCCCGCTCTCCTCCTTATTGTCAGTCACAGCAGCATGgagatgtgtttgttttttctttcaaaggtGACACTCCTCTGCCATCACTGTTTATTCttagagtcttgctgtcacccaggctggaatgcagtgccaggatcctggttcactgcagcctccacctcctgggctcaagcaatcctcccgccttagcctcttgagtagctgggactacaggattacgtcaccatgcctggctaattaaaaaaaaaaaaggccgggcgtggtggctcaagcctgtaatcccagcactttgggaggccaagatgggcggatcacgaggtcaggagatagagaccatcctggctaacatggtgaaaccccgtctctactaaaaaatacaaaaaactagccaggcgaggtggcgggcgcctgtagttccagctattcgggaggctgaggcaggagaatggcgtaaacccgggaggcagagcttgcagtgagctgagatccagctactgcactccagcctgggtgacaagcgagaccccatctcaaaaaaaaaaaggctgggcgtggtggctcacgcctgttgtcccagcacattgggaggctgaggcgggtagatcatgaggtcaggagttcaagaccagcctgccaagagggtgaaacctcgtctccactaaacatacaaacattaggtgggcatggtggcaggtgcctgtaatcccagctattctggaggcagaggcagagagtcagttgaaaccgggaggcagaggttgcagtgagctgagattatcctccgcactccagcctgagcaacagaaactctgtctcaaaaaaaaaatgtagaaatgaggtctttctgtgttgcccaagctgacctcaaactcctgacctcgagtgatccgcccttctcggcctcccaaagtgctaggattataggcatgagccaccatgtccagccccgTTACTTTGATGCTCAAAGTGTCCCAGGTGTGGCCATGGGAGGCGTCAGTGGCTCCCTGTTGCGTAGGGCCTTCAGTTTCAGATGCTTCCGAGTTTCTGTTGCTAGATACTCTGTGCTCGTCTTGTACATGCCCAGCCCTGGACCCAGCCAGTTCTTCAAGGAGCCCTAGTTCCCTTTCGTGGAGGGTGGTCTGGATCTTGGTTAGAAGCCAAGATCAATATTCTGGGTGTGCCCACAGCTCTAGGTTGTTAGCAGAGCTGGAAAGAGTGTGTATTTATCCAAGTGCACAGTCAtgggtgtgtctgtgcatgtgtgaatACATGCATCTTTGTATATTATAAAAACCATGAgtgcagccaggtgcagtggctcatgcttgtaatcccaacactgggaggccgaggcagaggtcaggagttcaggagttcaagaccagcctggccaacatggtgaaaccccatctctactaaaaatacaaaattagccgggcgtggtggtgcacacctatagtcccagctacttgggaggctgagacaggagaatcactggaacctgggaggcggaggttgcagtgagccaagatcatgccattgccctccagcctgggcaacagagcaagactccgtctcaaaaaaaaaaaaaaaaaatccatgagttAATTCCAGTACTTGCAATTTTAATCCAATAGCACCgttttcttttgcattgttttCAATATACTTACTTGCTCAGCCCTAGAATACACAAAAAGTGGTTTTAAGAATGCCAACCTGGCCTGCTGTGAAGACGATGCCTCGTAACTGGAGTGTAACATTTTTGTGTAGTTCCTGTCATTTGTAGCCTGAGGCCGTGGCGTCCAGATTCTGGGTTCAGAAGTTACTAGGATTCACTCTCCCATGCCATCAGTCAGACCATGTCACTTATTTCAAATACAGTTTGGTTCGTTTCTTCTGATTTTATTCCATTCTAGGATGTTCCTCCCATCcttgttggtttattttttttgagaccaagtcttgctctgtcgcccaggctggagtgcaatggtgctatctcagctcactgcaacctctgcctcccaggttcaagcagttctcctgcatcagccttctgcatagctgggattacaggcacccgccaccatgcccagctagtttttgtatttttattagagacggggttttactgtgttagacaggctggtctcgaactcctgccctcgtgatctgcccgcctcgggcctcccaaagtgctggaagtacaagtgtgagccaccacgcccggcctatgttCCTTTTTTTAGAAACATGAAACCTGAACTTGGTTCCAGAAGtcacaacaaaaaggaaaactccTGGTTGGGCGgtggctcataatcccagcactttgggaggccatggcaggccaatcatctgaggtcaggagatcgacaccagcctgacaaacgtggtgaaaccccgtctctcctaaaaatacaaaaacagccgggtgtggtggtgcacgcctgttatTCCCagcagctcgggaggctgaggcaggagaattgcttcaacccaggaggcagaggttgcagtgagccaagatcacgccactgcactccagcttgcacgacagagggagactctcaaaaaaaaaaaaaaaagtaaaactgaagaGTAGGGCGTCCCTTACTCCCCTCCCCATTGCCCTGGCTGAACCATCTCCCCCGTCTTGTTTGTCACAGATCCCAGCATGGTGAGCGCCTACATGTACCCAGCAGGGGCCACTGGGGCGCAGGCGGCTCCCCAGGCCCAGGCCGGACCCACCGCCAGTCCCGCCTACTCGTCCTACC encodes:
- the HGS gene encoding hepatocyte growth factor-regulated tyrosine kinase substrate isoform X2, coding for MGRGSGTFERLLDKATSQLLLETDWESILQICDLIRQGDTQAKYAVNSIKKKVNDKNPHVALYALEVMESVVKNCGQTVHDEVANKQTMEELKDLLKRQVEVNVRNKILYLIQAWAHAFRNEPKYKVVQDTYQIMKVEGHVFPEFKESDAMFAAERAPDWVDAEECHRCRVQFGVMTRKHHCRACGQIFCGKCSSKYSTIPKFGIEKEVRVCEPCYEQLNRKAEGKATSTTELPPEYLTSPLSQQSQLARYLNRNYWEKKQEEARKSPTPSAPVPLTEPAAQPGEGHAAPATVVENPLPETDSQPIPPSGGPFSEPPFHNGESEESHEQFLKALQNAVTTFVNRMKSNHMRGRSITNDSAVLSLFQSINGMHPQLLELLNQLDERRLYYEGLQDKLAQIRDARGALSALREEHREKLRRAAEEAERQRQIQLAQKLEIMRQKKQEYLEVQRQLAIQRLQEQEKERQLRLEQQKQTVQMRAQMPAFPLPYAQLQAMPAAGGVLYQPSGPASFPSTFSPAGSVEGSPMHGVYMSQPAPAAGPYASMPGTAADPSMVSAYMYPAGATGAQAAPQAQAGPTASPAYSSYQPTPTAGYQNVASQAPQSLPTISQPPQSSTMGYMGSQSVSMGYQPYNMQNLMTTLPSQDASLPPQQPYIAGQQPMYQQMAPSGGPPQQQPPVAQQPQAQGPPAQGSEAQLISFD
- the HGS gene encoding hepatocyte growth factor-regulated tyrosine kinase substrate isoform X1, whose amino-acid sequence is MGRGSGTFERLLDKATSQLLLETDWESILQICDLIRQGDTQAKYAVNSIKKKVNDKNPHVALYALEVMESVVKNCGQTVHDEVANKQTMEELKDLLKRQVEVNVRNKILYLIQAWAHAFRNEPKYKVVQDTYQIMKVEGHVFPEFKESDAMFAAERAPDWVDAEECHRCRVQFGVMTRKHHCRACGQIFCGKCSSKYSTIPKFGIEKEVRVCEPCYEQLNRKAEGKATSTTELPPEYLTSPLSQQSQLPPKRDETALQEEEELQLALALSQSEAEEKERLRQKSTYTSYPKAEPTPSASSAPPASSLYSSPVNSSAPLAEDIDPELARYLNRNYWEKKQEEARKSPTPSAPVPLTEPAAQPGEGHAAPATVVENPLPETDSQPIPPSGGPFSEPPFHNGESEESHEQFLKALQNAVTTFVNRMKSNHMRGRSITNDSAVLSLFQSINGMHPQLLELLNQLDERRLYYEGLQDKLAQIRDARGALSALREEHREKLRRAAEEAERQRQIQLAQKLEIMRQKKQEYLEVQRQLAIQRLQEQEKERQLRLEQQKQTVQMRAQMPAFPLPYAQLQAMPAAGGVLYQPSGPASFPSTFSPAGSVEGSPMHGVYMSQPAPAAGPYASMPGTAADPSMVSAYMYPAGATGAQAAPQAQAGPTASPAYSSYQPTPTAGYQNVASQAPQSLPTISQPPQSSTMGYMGSQSVSMGYQPYNMQNLMTTLPSQDASLPPQQPYIAGQQPMYQQMAPSGGPPQQQPPVAQQPQAQGPPAQGSEAQLISFD